The Streptomyces collinus DNA segment GGGAAGCCTCCCGAATAGGACGGATCGCGCTCGCCGCGAGGCGGCGGCCCCGGGCGATGCTGTGGGCCGCCGCCGGCGTGATCACGCTCGGGTTCCTCGTCGCGCTCCAGATCACCGCACACCACCTCGGCATACCGGGGCCGATCACCACGCAGGCCCGCGAGGTGATCCACGCCCCCAAGTCGGGGTTCCTGCTCTACGCGAGCATGGCGCTGATGATGGTGGTGCTCACCTGGCGGCAACGGCTCATCGCCCTCGGCACCGCGGTCGGCATCGACCTCGTCTTCCTGCTGGTGCGGTGGGCGACCGGCACCTATCCCGCCGAAGGCCACCCGTTCGGCAACGGCGCGCTGTGGGTGATCCTGGGCGTCGCGGTCTTCGCCCTCGTCCGCCGCACCGGCCCGGAACGCGTCCTGATGCTGAAGGGCGTCGGGCTCGGCCTGCTGCTGGTGACCGGCCGCAAGACGGGTGACACCTGGCTGCTGATCACGTCGCAGACCCGCCCGGTCACACTCGACCCGTACGTCGCCATGGCCGATCACGCGCTGGGCAACCCGTCGTGGCTGGCGGGCCGGCTCCTGCGGGCGAGCGGCCCGGTCGGCGAGCACGCCCTCGACTACGTCTACGCCCAGCTCGCCGTGGCGGCGGTCTGCGTGGCGCTGTACCAGCTGCGCAACGTGGCGGCCGAGCAGCGCTTCCCGCGCCACCACCTGGTGCGCACCTTCCTGCTGATCGGCCTGCTCGGACCGGCCTTCTACATGATCTACCCCGTGGTCGGGCCGATGTTCGCCTACGGCCCCGAGGGCGGGCACTGGGCGGCGGCCAACCTGTGGCCGGACACCCTGCCCCCGATCACCACCCCCTACGAGCTGCCGTTCGACGAGATCACCCCGCGCAACTGCATGCCCAGCCTGCACACGGCCTGGGCCACCACGATCTTCATCCACTCCCGCAAGGGCCCGCGCGCCCTGCGGTACGCCGGCACGTTCTGGCTGGTCGCCACCCTCGCCGCCACGCTGGGATTCGGCTGGCACTACGGCGTCGACCTCATCGCCGGCGTGGTGTTCGCGTACACGGTCGAGGCGGCGCTGCGCACGCACGACCGCGGCTGGGACCGGGCGGGAGTGCGGCTGATCGCGTACGGGGCGGCCGTCTTCACGGTGCTGCTGGCGTCCTACCGCTTCGTGCCGCTGGAGATGGCCGCCCACCCGTGGCTGTCCGGCCCCCTGCTCCTGCTGGCGATGGCCTCGGTGGTCTACGGCTACCTGCGGACCACCCGGCTGTGGGAAGCGGAGGCCGTACCGGCACCGCGCCCCGAGCCGCAGCCGGAACTGGCGGTCTGAGGCCCGGGGCGTACGGACCGGCCAGGGCCGCGCGGCGGTCCGACCAACCCTGGCCGCGCGCGGACCGCACGGCCCCGGCCGTCGCCGCGTCCGGTCAGGCCCGGCTCGTCGCCTTCCGCGTCCCGGCCCCGCGGACCTCCAGACCGTCCAGCAACTCGGCCGTGGCCTGCGCCACGGCCTCCACGGCACGGTCGAACACCTCCTGGTTGTGAGCGGCGGGGGCGCGGAATCCCGAGATCTTCCGCACGTACTGCAGGGCGGCAGCGCGCACGTCGGCCTCGGTGGCCTCTTCGGGCATCGCGGGCGGACGCAGCGTCTTGATACTCCGGCACATGCCCCCAGTTTCACCCGTCCGGCCCTCCTGCGACAGCGGCGCCTGTCATGATCACTCCGAGGCGGCCACCATTCCGGGGCCGACCGACGAGAGGAACTCCTCGTGACGAACGAACTCACCGTGGCCGTCCTGGGCCCCGGCGGCGTGGGCGGCCTGCTCGCCGCCCTGCTCTCCCGCTCCGGCCACCGCGTGATCTGCCTGTCCGGCGAGCAGACCGCAAAGACCCTGCGCACCGGCGGCATCCAGGTGCGCAGCGCGCGCTTCGGCGACTTCACGGCCCGTGTCGAGGCGGACACCGAACTGCGCGAGCCGGTCGACGCGTGCCTGGTCACCGTCAAGGACACCGCTCTGGACGCCGCGTCGGCGCGGGTCCCCGCCCCGGTGCTGGGCGACGGCCTTCTCGTGCCGTTCCTGAACGGTGTCGAACACCCGGCGGCCCTGCGCGCCCGCTACCGGCCCGACCGCGTGGCCCCCGCCGTGATCCGGGTCGAGTCCACCCGGGTCGCACCGGGCGTCGTCGAACACGGCAGCCCCTTCGCGGAGATCGACCTGACCGGCACCGACGTGCCCCGGCCGCGCCTGGACGCCCTCGCCGAGGCCTTCGCCGCGGCCGGTCCGGCCACCCGGGTCCTGGCGGACGAGACGGCGGCCCTGTGGGCGAAGATGTCGTTCCTGGCGCCGTTCGCCCTGCTGACCACGCGCTACGGTCTCCCCCTCGGCGACGTCCGCACCCGCCACCGCGACGAGCTGACCGCCCTGGTGGAGGAGACCGCCGCGATCAGCGACGCGTGCGGTGGCCCGGCGGACCCCGCCCAGGCCATCGCCCGCTACGACGCGTTCCCGGCGGCGACGAAGTCGTCGATGCAGCGCGACGCCGAGGCCGGCCGGCCCCTCGAACTGGACGCCATCGGCGGCGCGTTGCTCCGCGCGGCCGAGCGCCACGGAGTTGCGGCCCCGGTGGCGGCACGGGTGGTGCGCGAGCTGTCGGACGGGGCCGGGGGCACGGCCCGGCGCTGATACGGAGCCGTCGCTGCCAGCACACCCGTTCGCATGAACCACAGGAAGGAACTCGCTCGGCAAATTCGAACAGGCGTATCATTGGGTCGTGGCTACGACCTATGACTTTCCGAGTGACCTCCTGGCCGGTCAGGAGGAACTCCATCAGGTCCGGGCCGAGCTGTCGGCCCTGCTGAAGCGGCTTCCCTGGTCGGTGGAGCCGCTGGACGGCTTCAGCGACGACAACGGCTGGCGCAAGGTGGAACGCCCCGCCTCTCCCGGCTGGAGCGCCGACGAACAGGCCGAAGTGGAGAAACTCCGGCGGCGGGAGCACGAGCTGGCGGTGTTCGTCAGCACCCACCGCTACTGGTCCGATCTCGCCGGCTCCGAGCGGGTGGCGGCCCGCTCGGAGCTGAAGCACGCGCACGAGGTCCCGCCGGAGGAGACCGGCGGAACCTCGTGACGGCCTACGGGATCAGCTCTTGTCGCCCAGCATCCCGTTCATCTCGCGGATCTCGGCCTGCTGGGCGGTGACGATGTCCCCTGCCATGGCCTTGGCGGGGCCGTAGCGGCCCTTGCTCTGCTCGGTCCGGGCCATCTCCACGGCCCCCTCGTGGTGCTCGACCATCAAGGTCAGGAACTGGTGGTCGAAGGCCTTGCCCGTCAGCTTCTCCAGTGCGGCCATGTCCTCGTCGCCCATCATCCCGGGCATGCCGGAGTGGCCCGACGCGGAGTGGTCCATGCCGCCGCCCGCCCGGGGCACGTCCTCGCCCCAGGTCTTCAGCCAGCCGGTCATGGTCCGGATCTCCGGATCCTGCGCCTTCTCGATCCGCCCGGCGAGGTCCTTGACCGCCCCGGAGGAGGCCCGGCCGCCGGCCAGCCGCGCCATCTCCAGCGCCTGCCGGTGATGCGGGATCATGCCCTGCGCGAAGGTGACGTCCTGGGGGTTGTGGGCACCGCCGGCCGACGGGGTCCCGGTGGGGCCGTGACTTCCGGCGTCGCCATGCCCGGCACCGCCCGCGGCACGGTCGGCGCCGTCACCGCCACAGGCCGCGAGGACGACCGCCGCGGCACCCGTGGCCGCCACCAGGGCGGCGCGGCGCGCCAGGATACGAATGCTGTTGCTCATGCGTGAACTCCTGCTTCTGCAAGGAACTGAGAATTCCGGACACGACGGAGCACCACGCCGTCACCGGTCG contains these protein-coding regions:
- a CDS encoding DUF305 domain-containing protein; this translates as MSNSIRILARRAALVAATGAAAVVLAACGGDGADRAAGGAGHGDAGSHGPTGTPSAGGAHNPQDVTFAQGMIPHHRQALEMARLAGGRASSGAVKDLAGRIEKAQDPEIRTMTGWLKTWGEDVPRAGGGMDHSASGHSGMPGMMGDEDMAALEKLTGKAFDHQFLTLMVEHHEGAVEMARTEQSKGRYGPAKAMAGDIVTAQQAEIREMNGMLGDKS
- a CDS encoding DUF2277 domain-containing protein; this encodes MCRSIKTLRPPAMPEEATEADVRAAALQYVRKISGFRAPAAHNQEVFDRAVEAVAQATAELLDGLEVRGAGTRKATSRA
- a CDS encoding ketopantoate reductase family protein; this translates as MTNELTVAVLGPGGVGGLLAALLSRSGHRVICLSGEQTAKTLRTGGIQVRSARFGDFTARVEADTELREPVDACLVTVKDTALDAASARVPAPVLGDGLLVPFLNGVEHPAALRARYRPDRVAPAVIRVESTRVAPGVVEHGSPFAEIDLTGTDVPRPRLDALAEAFAAAGPATRVLADETAALWAKMSFLAPFALLTTRYGLPLGDVRTRHRDELTALVEETAAISDACGGPADPAQAIARYDAFPAATKSSMQRDAEAGRPLELDAIGGALLRAAERHGVAAPVAARVVRELSDGAGGTARR
- a CDS encoding phosphatase PAP2 family protein is translated as MLWAAAGVITLGFLVALQITAHHLGIPGPITTQAREVIHAPKSGFLLYASMALMMVVLTWRQRLIALGTAVGIDLVFLLVRWATGTYPAEGHPFGNGALWVILGVAVFALVRRTGPERVLMLKGVGLGLLLVTGRKTGDTWLLITSQTRPVTLDPYVAMADHALGNPSWLAGRLLRASGPVGEHALDYVYAQLAVAAVCVALYQLRNVAAEQRFPRHHLVRTFLLIGLLGPAFYMIYPVVGPMFAYGPEGGHWAAANLWPDTLPPITTPYELPFDEITPRNCMPSLHTAWATTIFIHSRKGPRALRYAGTFWLVATLAATLGFGWHYGVDLIAGVVFAYTVEAALRTHDRGWDRAGVRLIAYGAAVFTVLLASYRFVPLEMAAHPWLSGPLLLLAMASVVYGYLRTTRLWEAEAVPAPRPEPQPELAV